The following proteins come from a genomic window of Suricata suricatta isolate VVHF042 chromosome 5, meerkat_22Aug2017_6uvM2_HiC, whole genome shotgun sequence:
- the IL12A gene encoding interleukin-12 subunit alpha, producing the protein MCPPRGLLVVTILVLLNHLDHLSLARHLPMPTPSPGMFQCLNHSQNLLRAISNTLQKARQTLELYSCTSEEIDHEDITKDKTSTVEACLPLELTMNESCLASREISLITDGGCLASGKATFMTTLCLSSIYEDLKMYQMEFKAMNAKLLMDPKRQIFLDQDMLTAIDELLQALNVNSATVPQNSSLEEPDFYKTKIKLCILLHAFRIRAVTINRMMSYLNSS; encoded by the exons ATGTGCCCGCCGCGCG GCCTCCTTGTTGTAACCATCCTGGTCCTCCTAAACCACCTGGACCACCTCAGTTTGGCCAGACACCTCCCCATGCCCACACCAAGCCCAGGAATGTTCCAGTGCCTCAACCACTCCCAAAACCTGCTCAGAGCCATCAGCAACACGCTTCAGAAG GCCAGACAAACTCTGGAACTTTACTCCTGCACTTCTGAAGAGATTGACCATGAAGATATCACAAAAGACAAAACCAGCACGGTGGAGGCCTGCTTACCACTAGAATTAACCATG aatGAGAGTTGCCTCGCTTCCAGAGAGATCTCTCTGATAACT gatGGGGGTTGCCTGGCCTCTGGAAAGGCCACTTTTATGACG ACCCTGTGCCTTAGCAGTATCTATGAGGACTTGAAGATGTATCAGATGGAGTTCAAGGCCATGAATGCAAAGCTTTTAATGGATCCTAAGAGGCAGATCTTTCTGGATCAAGACATGCTGACAGCTATTGATGAGCTGTTACAG GCCCTGAATGTCAACAGTGCGACTGTGCCGCAAAACTCCTCCCTGGAAGAACCggatttttataaaactaaaatcaagCTCTGCATACTCCTTCATGCTTTTCGAATTCGCGCAGTGACCATCAATAGAATGATGAGCTATCTGAATTCTTCCTGA